A genomic region of Arachis stenosperma cultivar V10309 chromosome 9, arast.V10309.gnm1.PFL2, whole genome shotgun sequence contains the following coding sequences:
- the LOC130950144 gene encoding uncharacterized protein LOC130950144 produces MGKDYWWYWPAPAFGRSSSSSTSTSTSSSKASTSSGCMCSLFQTFHFHPFHFSINQHQHKSPSSISQCLSKDGAEGPRNSLESQHGTTASSKEQQHLQIPKNIRIKTSRSMTRTRSGNYSSDFSSEMSFSPGTKTPTLVARLMGLDLLPENNSSSPNSSSSSTLSTPIINNKHGRSNNNNNNPQVHHNPKARHQHHHIQIMRHRHSTDSIGTIRSLSDTPRRSDVEHSRLSLQINKENIGVDENYLETPRFSFSKRKFDENNNNSSSSRSPSHYARQIVKQVKESVNRRVGITDITNTVKNREQESSVVQQIRFKKATKTSSNVNVNVIVNEACSPGKQSPRLSRFVDSKQNNPNSITKPSSPLTPKDQKPLSSSPTTTPLPIAHQIETQLSSKDDLQSKKSSSAPKCKRSRTTEKLGSGVNRTTAPQTSSIRKKQQESFVACTLSPTRPKTKNRSTHPLSSNLLLNTAPNLLPVKTHPSPLPTKIPQKQPCDTQEQKRSSAQLSSYARQKYKKDAIQTPATATTAGTATTAADDQGPEFEYITSILSRTGLRKATLPQIQYQWFSLSHPLDPSLFHNLEHHYPSSNPDKSCIFTQRDQLGPRCNRRLLFDLVDELLSEILARRKQERGLLVETVWRKVRSFPGAKCEVLEDIDGLIEMEEMERKVKEEREEGLVMEIGRSIMETLVHETVTVFMP; encoded by the exons ATGGGGAAGGACTATTGGTGGTATTGGCCTGCTCCTGCATTTGGAAGGTCCTCTTCCTcctccacctccacctccacctccTCCTCCAAGGCTTCTACCTCTTCTGGTTGCATGTGTTCTCTCTTTCAAACCTTCCATTTCCATCCATTTCACTTTTCCATAAACCAACATCAACACAAGTCTCCCTCTTCCATCTCACAATGTCTCTCCAAAG ATGGTGCTGAAGGACCAAGGAATAGCTTGGAATCACAACATGGTACTACTGCCTCctcaaaagaacaacaacatTTACAAATTCCG AAGAACATTCGAATCAAAACAAGCAGAAGTATGACAAGAACAAGATCAGGAAATTATTCGAGTGATTTCTCCTCGGAAATGAGCTTCTCTCCGGGAACCAAGACACCAACGTTGGTTGCAAGATTGATGGGGCTTGATCTTCTTCCTGAAAACAACTCTTCCTCTCCTAAttcctcctcttcttcaacCCTCTCCACTCCAATAATTAATAACAAACATGGAAGaagcaacaacaataacaataatccACAGGTTCATCATAACCCTAAAGCAAGGCACCAGCATCACCACATCCAAATAATGAGGCACAGACACAGCACAGACAGCATAGGAACCATTCGTTCCTTGTCTGATACTCCAAGAAGATCAGATGTTGAGCATAGTAGACTCTCTTTGCAAATCAACAAGGAGAACATTGGGGTTGATGAGAACTACTTGGAAACCCCTCGCTTCTCATTTTCAAAGAGGAAATTTGATGAGAACAACAACAATAGTAGTAGCAGCAGAAGTCCAAGCCACTATGCAAGGCAAATTGTGAAGCAGGTTAAGGAAAGTGTAAACAGGAGAGTTGGGATAACTGACATAACCAACACTGTTAAGAACAGAGAGCAAGAATCTTCTGTGGTCCAACAAATCAGATTCAAGAAAGCTACAAAGACGAGTAGTAATGTGAATGTGAATGTGATTGTGAATGAAGCTTGCAGCCCGGGGAAGCAGTCTCCAAGACTCAGCAGATTCGTTGACTCCAAACAGAATAACCCAAACAGCATCACAAAACCATCATCACCTCTTACCCCAAAAGATCAAAAGCCGTTATCATCGTCACCTACTACTACTCCACTTCCTATTGCTCACCAGATTGAAacacaattaagctcaaaagaTGATTTGCAGAGCAAAAAGTCATCATCAGCTCCAAAATGCAAGAGAAGCAGGACTACTGAGAAGTTGGGATCAGGGGTGAATAGGACTACTGCTCCACAGACATCATCAATAAGAAAAAAGCAACAAGAGTCATTTGTTGCCTGTACACTCTCACCAACAAGACCCAAGACCAAGAACAGATCAACTCATCCACTTTCAAGCAACCTTCTTCTCAATACAGCTCCAAATCTTCTCCCTGTCAAGACTCACCCTTCTCCTCTCCCAACTAAAATCCCCCAAAAACAG CCATGTGATACTCAAGAACAAAAACGCAGCAGCGCACAGTTATCAAGTTATGCCCGCCAGAAGTACAAAAAAGATGCAATTCAAACACCCGCCACCGCCACAACCGCCGGCACCGCCACCACCGCAGCCGACGATCAAGGACCAGAATTTGAGTACATCACAAGCATACTAAGCCGCACGGGGTTGCGCAAAGCTACGTTACCCCAAATCCAATACCAATGGTTCTCTCTTTCCCACCCATTAGACCCTTCACTCTTTCACAACCTCGAGCATCACTACCCATCATCCAATCCCGACAAAAGTTGCATCTTTACGCAGAGGGACCAACTGGGTCCTCGCTGTAACCGGAGACTACTATTCGACTTGGTCGATGAACTGCTGTCGGAGATTCTGGCAAGACGAAAACAGGAGCGTGGGTTGTTGGTGGAGACTGTGTGGAGGAAGGTTCGGAGTTTCCCAGGCGCGAAGTGTGAGGTTCTGGAGGATATTGATGGGTTGatagaaatggaggagatggagaggAAGGTGAAGGAGGAAAGAGAAGAAGGGTTGGTGATGGAGATTGGAAGGAGCATAATGGAGACGTTGGTGCATGAAACTGTTACCGTCTTCATGCCTTGA
- the LOC130947912 gene encoding uncharacterized protein LOC130947912, with the protein MASNQSFVPEIGPDGLPREASVISYTEKIIEEEQLQLHRYIQENYSKIRDVERELANLTMEMKLTAGPKKAALELLRKKIETQTEKIRMAKLKEEQARKVWEAASKVVKDEEALKQKLCDDLSNLVQESSNSQFSRLEELKRRLEALNPNRASTNSHHDGKSASSSQDGSTRDGSSASNARESGGSAESIPDQGNGQKVGSHHQSPNEGEGRTKKKVNFHIKGKGIGAASKGRSSAPGWTGAGFDVDGRT; encoded by the exons ATGGCTTCAAACCAGTCGTTCGTCCCTGAGATCGGACCTGACGGTCTCCCTCGAGAAGCTTCCGTCATTAGCTACACCGAGAAG ATCATCGAAGAAGAGCAACTTCAATTGCACAG ATACATTCAAGAAAACTATTCTAAAATTCGCGATGTTGAACGTGAGCTTGCAAATCTTACAATGGAGATGAAACTCACGGCCGGCCCAAAGAAAGCAG CACTTGAACTTTtgagaaagaaaatagagaCACAAACAGAGAAAATTCGCATGGCCAAGCTCAAAGAAGAACAGGCACGGAAG GTGTGGGAGGCAGCATCAAAAGTAGTGAAGGATGAAGAGGCATTAAAGCAGAAGTTATGTGATGACTTGAGCAATCTG GTTCAAGAGAGCAGTAATTCTCAGTTTTCTAGGCTGGAGGAATTAAAAAGACGACTTGAAGCTTTGAATCCAAATCGTGCATCAACTAATTCTCATCAT GATGGGAAATCTGCAAGTTCTTCTCAGGATGGTTCAACCCGTGATGGATCCTCTGCTTCCAATGCAAGGGAAAGTGGGGGATCAGCTGAGAGCATTCCCGACCAAGGTAATGGTCAGAAAGTTGGATCTCATCACCAGTCTCCTAATGAAGGCGAAGGAAGAACTAAAAAGAAAGTCAATTTCCACATTAAAGGGAAAGGAATCGGTGCTGCCTCCAAAGGTAGATCTTCAGCTCCTGGCTGGACTGGGGCTGGCTTCGATGTAGATGGCAGAACATGA